Proteins found in one Plasmodium relictum strain SGS1 genome assembly, chromosome: 13 genomic segment:
- a CDS encoding protein phosphatase 2C, putative, whose amino-acid sequence MILNNELNLNDYDLDSEEFIEYKNSLLNYKKKFLLYCLNIKNRNKYFTINNNYKKFKSTALYIDENIHSKFYFYENINKHFLKVINKNFNTLLQVKNYYIELKYAKCIKLNNTYIGLKKVKIKNTKKCLYDFFCLYDLRNLYKPFLVFLSSYLDKSEYSNNFDYIKLLCNIYYSRCLKLYEFIENLKLNILEKYKLKLCLIESFYFIPNEKTYHAIILVNLENYSIIDIITWRGAYVISDNKKKLAKELSYEQIKSKLKRIKTYKNTYIKRNNREYYNFKEKDLFFSDSFNIYKLLNIKENDNFELFYNFSSEYLENTKTIKKNLDNLSISNEHRRKYGYKNENNLSYRNLKKKKKSYSPLSYKLKNLNLKKIYLLKKKKNMPYMHLKANKSCSMKNKKKQKFNFRKNLLNGEDLIKAHKLITKLKNIYSKFKFNKKLLGLSLIRNYYYELKKKKENIFLKKIKNVRSLDLILDNKIEAIENQKLYKIRKYLEYIRKKKVIKISDKFPDIICIYSKGEFKIKIIKNSLKKKRRNVVEKNSEKIFLDDLNKDLYKNIRLSEREKRNRELIERVATTEINKHKEITNLIRKKKKVYKAWIILKKKKVYELKINDTMKIGEIIIKIVRFEIGKCCTRGIRKNLEDRFNLYENVRINENDKLICSFIGIYDGYNGLDCVEYIKKKLVKNFQKQVFYICGDIILSENIDNDIKLSIYKTFKKTDDDFLYNIRDNNKNSGSTAIILLILNQFCYIINCGDSKALLIKKNEEFFLSRSHKPYSHEEYKRILLCESYVRKNKIEGKLSITRSFGNYKYKTYKRNFFKKFQNSYFDSNRNAFVKFNLNGCKNHGISSFFLSLYNPILFNTNKSDLYNTRSNNFNVSKNDLYKTYSNNISSNKNEKHGYSIDKFITGDFSNMQKNEERKLIKNDIISKSSNKLNAEHRNNLYFSYQNKKHEVFKRKELSMSHNNVINKFFPFFKKKINSLKENSHFIYINEMPENENFNIFNYLSVSKETYKSIKNIFKKNNSLKKRKNSSKTLQNKYKNKKETFLNIKNVQLLELVNNVNYSKLNSMIDNFIDYNFYKKQLVICFPDIKKLKLTKNDDFFFLSSDGLFDVLNAQKIINYIKSSQLKKIKFKKIVKNIVKYAVKVKKCKDNITIILLNLKHQKRSIL is encoded by the exons atgattttaaataatgaattaaactTGAATGATTATGATTTAGATTCAGAGGAATTTATAGAATACAAAAATTCAttgttaaattataaaaaaaaatttctcctttattgtttaaatataaaaaataggaataaatattttacaataaataataattacaaaaaatttaagagTACTGCACTCTATATAGATGAAAATATtcattcaaaattttatttttatgaaaatataaacaaaCATTTCCTAAAAGTTATCAATAAGAATTTTA ATACACTTTTACaagttaaaaattattatatagaaTTGAAATATGCAAAatgtataaaattaaataacacATATATAGGTttgaaaaaagtaaaaataaaaaatacaaaaaaatgtttGTATGACTTCTTTTGTTTATATGATTTAAGGAATTTATATAAACcatttttagtatttttatCGAGTTACTTAGATAAGAGTGAGTATTCAAATAATTTCGattacataaaattattgTGCAATATCTATTATAGTAGATGCCTAAAGTTATATGaatttattgaaaatttaaaattaaatatattagaaaaatataaactaaaattatgtttaattgaaagtttttattttattcccAATGAAAAGACATATCATGCAATTATATTAGTTAATCTTGAAAACTATTCAATAATTGATATTATAAC ATGGAGAGGAGCATATGTAATTTctgataacaaaaaaaagttagCAAAAGAACTTTCATATGAACAGATAAAATCGAAACTAAAAAGAATTAAGacttataaaaatacatatataaaaagaaataatagagaatactataattttaaagaaaaggatttattttttagtgattcatttaatatatataaattattaaatattaaagaaaatgataattttgagttgttttataatttttcttctgaatatttagaaaacactaaaacaattaaaaaaaacttgGATAACTTGTCAATTTCAAATGAACATAGAAGAAAGTATggttataaaaatgaaaataatttatcatatagaaatttaaagaaaaaaaaaaaatcatactCTCCTTTATCATATAAATTGAAGAATttaaatctaaaaaaaatatatttattaaaaaaaaaaaaaaatatgccaTATATGCATTTGAAAGCAAATAAATCTTGTAGTATGAAAAACAAGAAAAAgcaaaaatttaattttaggAAGAATTTACTAAATGGTGAAGATTTAATTAAAGCACATAAGCTTATCacgaaattaaaaaatatatacagtaagtttaaatttaataaaaaattattaggaCTCAGTTTAATAAggaattattattatgaattaaaaaaaaaaaaggaaaatatatttttaaagaaaattaaaaatgttcGATCCCTTGATTTAATACTAGACAATAAAATTGAAGCAATTGAAAATcagaaattatataaaattaggaAGTATCTTGagtatattagaaaaaaaaaagttataaaaatttcagATAAGTTTCCAgatattatttgtatttacTCCAAAGgagaatttaaaattaaaattataaaaaattctttaaaaaaaaaaaggagaaatgtagtagaaaaaaattcggaaaaaatatttttagatgatttaaataaagatttatataaaaatataagattaagtgaaagagaaaaaagaaatagagaATTAATAGAACGTGTTGCTACAACAGAAATCAATAAACATAAGGAAATAACAAAtttaattagaaaaaaaaaaaaagtatataaagcatggattattttaaaaaaaaagaaagtctatgaattgaaaataaatgaCACAATGAAAATAGgagaaattataattaaaatagtaAGATTTGAAATAGGTAAATGCTGTACAAGAGGAATAAGAAAGAATTTAGAAGATagatttaatttatatgaaaatgtAAGAATAAATGAAAACGATAAATTAATTTGTTCTTTTATTGGTATTTATGATGGATATAATGGTTTAGATTGCgttgaatatataaaaaaaaagttagtAAAAAACTTTCAGAAGCaagttttttatatatgtggAGATATAATATTATCAGAAAATATAGACAATGACATTAAATTGTCAATAtataaaacttttaaaaaGACAGATGatgattttttatataatataagggataacaataaaaattctGGATCTACTGCAATTATATTATTGATATTAAATCAATTTtgttatattataaattgcGGGGACTCAAAAGCtttactaataaaaaaaaatgaagaattcTTCTTAAGTAGGTCTCATAAGCCTTATTCTCATGAAGAATATAAACGGATTCTTTTATGTGAATCTTATGTacgtaaaaataaaatagaaggAAAATTATCTATTACTAGATCATTTggtaattataaatataaaacatataaaagaaatttttttaaaaagtttcAAAATTCTTATTTTGACAGTAATAGGAATGCATTCGTTAAATTTAACTTAAATGGTTGTAAAAATCATGGTATATccagtttttttttaagccTATATAACCCTATACTCtttaatacaaataaaagtGACCTTTATAACACTCGTTCAAATAACTTTAATGTAagtaaaaatgatttatataaaacatattcaaataatatttcatCAAATAAGAATGAGAAACATGGATATTCTATAGATAAATTCATAACAGGAGATTTTAGTAATATgcaaaaaaatgaagaaagaaAATTGATTAAAAATGATATCATCAGTAAATcatcaaataaattaaatgcaGAACATAGGAACaacttatatttttcttatcaGAATAAAAAGCATGAAGTATTCAAGAGAAAAGAATTATCAATGAGCCACAATAATGtgattaataaattttttcctttttttaaaaaaaaaattaattctttaaaagaaaattcacattttatttatataaatgaaatgcctgaaaatgaaaatttcaatatatttaattatttgaGTGTTTCAAAAGAAACTTACAAgagtattaaaaatatttttaagaaaaataattcactgaaaaaaagaaaaaatagttCAAAAActttacaaaataaatataaaaataaaaaagaaacttttttaaatataaaaaatgttcaATTATTAGAGCTAGTGAACAATGTAAATTATTCTAAATTAAATTCAATGATAGATAATTTTAttgattataatttttataaaaagcaATTAGTTATATGTTTCcctgatataaaaaaattaaaattaactAAGAATGatgatttcttttttttgtctaGTGATGGATTGTTTGATGTGTTAAATgcacaaaaaattataaattatattaaatcatcacaactaaaaaaaattaagttcaAGAAGATTGTtaaaaatattgtaaaaTATGCTGTTAAGGTGAAAAAATGTAAAGATAACATAACAATAATATTACTTAATTTGAAACACCAAAAACGttctatattataa
- a CDS encoding GTPase-activating protein, putative, with protein MDLNDKKEYKANANENEDISKENGKIPFNYKNDTLHKELGDVRRFSGGNLFNNDKIQSDELLYKNIKPNLEQKFQCSVLDENKEKNSLSDIMKSRNYDCTKSNSLSDVIKKNIISDDQKDTYFSDDLKSKKSLFYAVEKKKEISLNKIYSENNLSQNNLIKNGFREYFVNKENIKSSNIVPGNVYEYNHNVIYHELYVELLHVNKNLQNEIKTLKKIIEMQKILIKSKEIIVDNIDEKKKINNKKYVNNNYFLNFFNKKKKKNKDFPMHKEQSEKCLNKNLFLECEKIYNDEDNFKTNLDKINEKMENKKNKYIKLPLSENEHSEYSNKNSPTNVDNLFLNKKEELDKYKRESNISSEIDEKYLKYESENKKEEESDNNCKNQEISTLIYWYEEILPMIKNEKKKKLLISLMIDNCMPKKIKECFWEMSISNRLKLTEYFVQILIKNTTFMQSYVYTNNRQYHNHVSRYFKSLSILRNNNLNLNIEDTELSLNCNTEKNTKVFIDDKNNSLIYENNNNNIEIEDENSNNNNINNRGNNKIEINSYESNTDDNNNEKNNIKNDNNNNNNNENNNNRNNNKDISNSNIRLFQSLSVEKFFYQILIDLDRTTYIIKKNQEYFKKYNITIYNFILTVNLSDMKKKLNTLLQMYVLFKPELGYVQGMSYIALVFLLYCDLETAFVHFANFMDKKDIYNLYSFNKEEIKVYIYTIREILLKRNIEIYKEIIKHYNIDNIFIQWIFTIFFICLPFHIFIRLFDIYTLYDKIIYEIIICIFTYLDKFCHFENVDVVVKNLSTFSFNINIQEDRFWDLLKTIKIKKSKILYYRKKYFDKINNEKL; from the exons ATGGATTTAAATGACAAGAAAGAATACAAGGCAAATGCCAATGAAAATGAGGATATTAGCAAAGAAAATGGAAAAATACcttttaattacaaaaatgaTACATTACATAAAGAGTTAGGAGATGTACGAAGATTTTCAGGAGGAAACctttttaataatgataaaattcAGAGTGATGAATtgctttataaaaatattaaaccAAATTTAGAACAAAAATTTCAATGTAGTGTTttagatgaaaataaagaaaaaaacagtTTATCTGATATAATGAAGAGTAGAAATTATGATTGTACAAAAAGTAATAGTTTATCtgatgtaataaaaaaaaatattatatctGATGATCAAAAAGATACATATTTCTCAGATgatttaaaaagtaaaaaatcaCTTTTTTATGctgtagaaaaaaaaaaggaaatttcattgaataaaatatatagtgAAAACAATTTATCACAAAATAACTTAATTAAAAATGGCTTTAGGGaatattttgtaaataagGAAAACATAAAATCAAGTAATATTGTTCCAGGAAATGTTTATGAATATAATCACAATGTTATATATCATGAATTATACGTTGAACTGTTgcatgtaaataaaaatctccaaaatgaaataaaaacattaaaaaaaataatcgaAATGCAAAagattttaattaaaagtaaaGAAATAATTGTTGATAAtatagatgaaaaaaaaaaaatcaataataaaaaatatgttaataataattattttttaaacttttttaataaaaagaaaaaaaaaaataaagattttcCTATGCACAAAGAACAGTCTGAAAAATgcctaaataaaaatttatttttggaATGTGAAAAGATATATAATGATgaagataattttaaaacaaatttagacaaaataaatgaaaaaatggaaaataaaaaaaataaatacataaaattgCCATTAAGTGAAAATGAACATTCAGAatattctaataaaaatagtccTACTAATGTggataatttatttttaaataaaaaagaggaacttgataaatataaaagagaaAGTAATATATCAAGTGAAAttgatgaaaaatatttgaaatatGAAAGTGAAAATAAGAAAGAGGAAGAAAGCGATAACAATTGTAAAAATCAAGAAATCAGTACTCTTATTTATTGGTATGAAGAAATATTACCTATGataaaaaatgagaaaaaaaaaaaattgttaattAGTCTTATGATTGATAATTGTATgccaaaaaaaataaaagagtgTTTTTGGGAAATGAGTATTAGCAATAGACTAAAATTGACAGAATATTTTGTtcaaatattaattaaaaatactaCTTTTATGCAATCCTACGTATATACTAATAATAGACAGTATCACAATCATGTTTCAAGATATTTCAAGTCTTTAAGTATTTTACGAAAtaacaatttaaatttaaatattgaaGACACAGAACTAAGTCTTAACTGCAATActgaaaaaaatacaaaagtttttattgatgacaaaaataattcattaatctatgaaaataataataataatattgaaatTGAGGATGAGAAtagcaataataataatataaacaatagggggaataataaaattgaaattaaTTCTTATGAAAGTAATAccgatgataataataacgaaaaaaataatattaaaaatgataataataataataataataatgagaataataataacagaAACAACAATAAAGATATATCTAATTCTAATATAAGATTATTTCAAAGTCTTTCTgttgaaaaatttttttatcaaatattAATCGATTTAGATAGAACAActtacataataaaaaaaaatcaggaatattttaaaaaatataatattactatatataattttatacttACTGTTAACTTATcagatatgaaaaaaaaattaaatacatTATTACAGATGTACGTACTTTTCAAACCAGAATTAGG TTATGTTCAGGGAATGTCATACATTGCACTAGTCTTTTTGTTATATTGTGATTTGGAAACAGCTTTTGTACATTTTGCAAATTTCAtg gataaaaaagatatttataatttatatagttttaataaggaagaaataaaagtttatatttatactataagggaaattttattaaaaagaaatatagaaatatataaagaaattattaaacattataatatagataatatttttattcaatggattttcactattttttttat aTGCTTACCTTTTCACATATTTATACGtttatttgatatatataCGTTATATgacaaaataatatatgag ataattatatgtatattcaCTTACCTTGATAAATTCTGCCATTTTGAAAATGTTGATGTTGTTGTAAAAAATCTGTCTaccttttcttttaatataaatattcag GAAGATAGGTTTTGGGATTTgttaaaaacaataaaaattaagaaaagtAAAATTCTGTATTATAGAAAGAAATACTTTGATAAAATTAACAATGAGAAACTttag
- the BET5 gene encoding trafficking protein particle complex subunit 1, putative: MSNDKIIENFDISCDYYYFYIFYKNQCIYSINLKKDDKEKKTKINKSENEKLLLGSIYAINYLCFNIQPNKKLKNLYKTIENTNKNMNQSVKDYNQNIINRQDNLHVGNFNSFNTPFYKLHYFETLTAYKFVLITHKNTPKLSNFLRDIYKTLFLDLIIFNPMYNIGDEIKDKEFDEKIVEQIKRLSFS, encoded by the exons atgtcaaatgataaaattatagaaaattttgatatatcttgtgattattattatttctacatattttataaaaatcaaTGTATCTATagtattaatttaaaaaaagatgacaaagaaaaaaaaacaaaaataaataaaagtgaaAATGAGAAATTATTATTAGGATCCATATATGCCATAAATTACCTATGTTTTAATATTCAAccaaacaaaaaattaaagaatctTTATAAGACTATTGAAAATACtaacaaaaatatgaatCAAAGTGTGAAAGATTATaatcaaaatattattaacagACAAGATAATTTGCACGTTGgaaattttaattcttttaatactccattttataaattacatTATTTTGAAACATTGACAG cttATAAATTTGTTCTTATTACACACAAGAATACACCAAAattatctaattttttaagggatatttataaaacattatttcttgatttaattatatttaatccTATGTAtaat ATAGGAGATGAGATAAAAGATAAAGAATTTGACGAAAAAATAGTAGAACAAATTAAAAgattatcattttcataa
- the RRP5 gene encoding rRNA biogenesis protein RRP5, putative, whose translation MDIKKKKLGLYKNKINKYNDIKLNDISLVKLQKKKEIKCGLEKNNSKYKITEGKKKKEKKVKLEKKKNNTKDKEISKKKKKIEKGNIVTKRTKKDCNSGSRVKDYNNKEKNVIKIKNYNNSNKNKEINANVERKKKYDINNNEKKNVIKKKIHSSNEVDEEKEIANNEINKNKEMNSENYKFIKKKKIEGMSITKDLNKENYLSLYAEIKKERDSDKVKKLKEYPNDINEKSLKKLKNNEETYEKWNEPFENNIYNKEKKKKKINNNSSNNINIDNNNIVTPFDYEKLLMSKKNNSAIWISYIAYYLQKNNLNEARKVAERALKTIDIQEVEEKLNIYLCYLNMECSYGDKLYDVFKRALLCNNEKFIYLHMINILKKNNKLIQLKEICEEAIKKFKYSKKIWSCYLEILHNTFKDEEYAHAILLKSLHSLEKRKHLNMIINAARFEYKYSNKERGKTYFEKLIHEYPKRSDIWFTYLDIHINSLTKNEKKEKIKLNINDIEFIRNIFERFISIKFKPRIMKMIFTKWLLFEKNHGNLHNQKVVQQKAYDYVESLNAIS comes from the coding sequence tataagaataaaataaataaatataacgATATTAAGTTAAATGATATAAGCTTGGTAAAactccaaaaaaaaaaagagataaaaTGTggattagaaaaaaataattcaaaatataaaatcacagagggaaaaaaaaaaaaagaaaaaaaagtaaagttggaaaaaaaaaaaaataatactaaggataaagaaataagtaaaaaaaaaaaaaaaattgaaaaggGAAACATAGTAACAAAGAGAACAAAAAAAGATTGTAACAGTGGTAGTCGAGTAAAAGATTACAAcaataaagagaaaaatgtaattaaaattaaaaattataataatagtaataaaaataaggaaatAAATGCAAATGttgagagaaaaaaaaaatatgatataaacaacaatgaaaagaaaaatgttattaaaaaaaaaattcactCATCAAATGAAGtagatgaagaaaaagaaatcgcgaataatgaaataaataaaaacaaagaaaTGAATagtgaaaattataaattcataaaaaaaaaaaaaattgaaggaATGTCTATTACAAAAGATCTTAATAaggaaaattatttaagtttatatgcagaaataaaaaaagaaagagatAGTGATAAGGTAAAAAAACTGAAAGAGTATCCAAatgatattaatgaaaaatctttaaaaaaattaaagaataatGAAGAAACATATGAAAAATGGAATGAGCcatttgaaaataatatatataataaggaaaaaaagaaaaaaaaaataaataataatagttctaataatattaatatagataataataatattgttACCCCTTTTGATTACGAGAAATTATTAatgtcaaaaaaaaataatagcgCAATATGGATAAGTTATATAGCATATTatctacaaaaaaataatttaaatgaagcAAGAAAAGTAGCTGAAAGAGCTTTAAAGACTATAGATATACAAGAAGTAGAAGAGAAATTGAACatttatttatgttatttaaaCATGGAATGCTCATATGGAGATAAATTATATGATGTATTTAAAAGAGCATTATTAtgtaataatgaaaaattcatttatttgcATATGATtaatatcttaaaaaaaaataataaattaattcaattaaaagaaatatgcGAAGAAGCtatcaaaaaatttaaatattctaaaaaaatatggtCTTGTTATTTAGAAATTTTACATAATACATTTAAGGATGAGGAGTATGCTCAtgctattttattaaaatcattGCATTCTTTGGAAAAAAGAAAGCACTTGAATATGATTATAAATGCTGCACGTtttgaatataaatattctaATAAAGAAAGAGGAAAGACATactttgaaaaattaattcatgAATATCCCAAAAGATCAGATATTTGGTTCACATATTTAgatattcatataaattcattaacaaaaaatgaaaaaaaagaaaaaattaaattaaatattaatgatatcgaatttattagaaatatatttgaaagatttatatcaattaaatttaaaccaagaataatgaaaatgatttttACTAAATGgcttttatttgaaaaaaatcaTGGAAACTTGCATAATCAAAAAGTTGTTCAACAGAAAGCATACGATTACGTAGAAAGCTTAAATGCAATTAGTTGA
- a CDS encoding adenylyl cyclase alpha, putative: protein MIPDLKQIYAKEIFQNEKLKNFFFKYRSKSKVLYSFTSDNETILEEKKHRNNLYIFKYSSIYFKILKNKFYKKYDVISDFFIMILICCCFIEVTINILMGTNYFFYFMFFDILSLILLFFDLSIYEKYLFDFFCFSIKSIYGIKEIDEEEIFYLVHLLKVLRVVKIYRLIIHFIKKLTKDKYKHRNKWNFEKVESMQNIKNIKKSLKFTNKMHLALIKRYFMSLLFIMLSYIFIEMISVSKEKKNSMSYFIYNLDLIIYDEYYENEFLKALYFYSEIQKKKRDVEYLISFRSKRKLKNFINKKEINLKEKNFILWDFTNLSDFLNMNDSNQNQSNEEYIILDNTIKDINELRYYEMKVYNTKDYTFYINIKKIIENKIKKIIIFKIFVIIFSLIILFYFTCELNILLFPIESILKKLKLMKANPILALEMQEELLNHELQHILRNSKLKRRSIKENYEILKMEENLMKLGTLMLLGFGEAGAKIISKNINEQENVNLLINGEIVYSVFAFCDIRNFTEITEILKEKIMIFINLIAEIIHECCDFYGGSINKNIGDAFLLVWKCKKNKFYNSENSHREFSEKENVNRICDLAFFSTIQTLIKLQQSEKINIFLKNEKIDDLVNKNILELSFGLHFGWAVEGAIGSSYKIDLSYLSENVNIASRLQDISKIYRNNIVISGDFYDNMSNNFKKSLRRIDRAKLKGCKNPLNLYTFDLFLNKIKKRINVDTFDNTLNFDIKMLKILDDIKKKTDRRKRKKEVLNLNYNLYEEYVKNKDIKLIKVDFPNDYLNLFNDALELYLNGNWHESKKNLENLKKNYSFEDNIVNQLLNFMELTNFTTPHDWCGYRTFLQKS from the exons ATGATTCCTGATTTAAAACAAATTTATGCTAAggaaatttttcaaaatgaaaagttaaaaaattttttttttaaatatagatCTAAATCAAAGGTCTTGTATTCTTTTACATCTgataat gaAACTATACTGGAAGAAAAAAAGCatagaaataatttatatatttttaaatatagc AGCATatactttaaaatattaaaaaataaattttataaa aAATATGATGTAATTTcagatttttttattatgataCTAATTTGTTGTTGCTTCATTGAAGTAACAATTAACATCTTAATGGGcacaaattattttttttattttatgttttttgaTATActatcattaattttattgttttttgaTCTCTCTATTTATGAAAAgtatttatttgattttttttgcttttctATAAAAAG TATATATGgaataaaagaaattgatgaagaagaaatattttacttAGTACATTTACTAAAAGTTTTACGtgttgtaaaaatatatcgattaattattcattttattaaaaaacttACTAAAGACAAATATAAACATAGAAATAAGTGGaat tttgaAAAAGTTGAAAGTATgcaaaatataaagaatataaag aaaagtttaaaatttacaaataaaatGCATTTagcattaataaaaagatatttcatgtctttattatttattatgcTATCTTATATATTCATAGAAATg ATTTCAGTTtcaaaggaaaaaaaaaactcaatgagttatttcatttataatttagatct AATTATCTATGATGAATACTATGAAAATGAATTCTTGAAAgctctatatttttatagc gaaattcaaaaaaaaaaaagagatgtAGAATATTTAATAAGTTTTAgatcaaaaagaaaattaaaaaattttattaacaaaaaagaaattaatttgaaagaaaaaaattttattctatGGGATTTTACAAATCTGTCTGAT tttttaaatatgaatgATTCAAATCAAAACCAAAGTAATGaagaatatattattttagatAACACAATTAAAGAtataa acgAATTAAGATATTATGAAATGAAAGTCTATAACACTAAAGATTATAcgttttatataaatattaaaaaaattatagaaaataagataaaaaaaataataatttttaaaatatttgttataata TTTTCTCttattattctattttaCTTCACATGTGAATTGAATATTTTACTATTCCCCATTGAAagcatattaaaaaaattaaaacttaTGAA aGCTAATCCAATATTAGCACTTGAAATGCAAGAAGAACTGTTAAATCATGAGTTGCAACATATATTAAGAAACTCAAAACTAAAAAG AAGAAGCATAAAAGAGAATTATGagattttaaaaatggaagaaaatttaatgaaattagGTACATTAATGTTATTAG gTTTTGGAGAAGCAGGagcaaaaattatttctaaaaatattaatgaacAAGAAAATGTGAATCTATTAATAAATGGAGAAATAGTTTATTCAGTTTTTGCGTTTTGTGATATAAGAAACTTTACTGAAATCacagaaatattaaaagaaaag attatgatatttattaatttaattgcTGAAATTATTCATGAATGTTGTGATTTTTATGGGGgttcaataaataaaaatataggaGATGCATTTTTATTAGTATGGAAAtgtaagaaaaataaattttataactCAGAAAATAGTCATAGAGAATTttcagaaaaagaaaatgtaaataGAATCTGTGATTTAGCTTTTTTTTCTACAATACAAACATTAATTAAGCTTCAGCAG tcagaaaaaataaatatatttttgaaaaatgaaaaaattgatgatttagttaataaaaatattttagagCTAAGTTTTGGTTTACATTTTGGTTGGGCTGTTGAAGGAGCTATTGGAAGTAGTTATAAAATTGATTTATCATATCTGTcagaaaatgtaaatatagCTAGTAGATTACAagatatttcaaaaatatatagaaataatattgTTATATCAGGGGatttttatgataatatgtcaaataattttaaa aaatctTTGAGAAGAATTGATAGAGCTAAATTAAAAGGATGCAAAAAtcctttaaatttatatacttttgatttattcttaaataaa ATTAAGAAGAGAATAAATGTGGACACATTTGATAATACCTTAAATTTTGATATAAAAATGCTAAag ATATTAgatgatattaaaaaaaaaacagatagaagaaaaagaaaaaaggaagTATTAAATCTTAATTATAAT CTTTATGAagaatatgtaaaaaataaagatataaaattaataaaagttgATTTTCCCaatgattatttaaatttatttaatgatgcattagaattatatttaaatggtAATTGGCatgaatcaaaaaaaaatttagaaaatttaaaaaagaattattctTTTGAAGACAATATTGTAAATCAATTGTTGAACTTTATGGAGCTGACAAATTTTACTACACCTCATGATTGGTGCGGATACAGGacatttttacaaaaatcataa